In one window of Cupriavidus necator N-1 DNA:
- a CDS encoding LysR family transcriptional regulator, translating into MSLSIEQLQAFVAAADTGSFSAAARRLGKAQSVVSAAVSNLEIDAGNALFDRAGRYPVLTPAGERLLAEARVILERCEHFRGVAKSLGEGVETRLVLAVDELYPEETLGMLLEEFSSRFPAVELELLFPLMEDVSRLVLEGGADLGIMWRQEVLPPALGFHALGWVPMQILCAPEHPLAGQRVDWEELKRYRQLMVATRSDSEEKMRLRVAADVWWVESQWVIVELVKRGLGWAFVPWHVVANSPAAARLVTPPLAFQQQDWPVAMELVWHKQRPLGKAATWLRERICQQPLPRAPAASAG; encoded by the coding sequence ATGAGCCTCTCCATCGAGCAATTGCAGGCATTCGTCGCGGCGGCTGACACCGGTTCGTTCTCGGCCGCCGCGCGCCGGCTGGGCAAGGCGCAGTCGGTGGTCAGCGCGGCGGTGTCCAACCTGGAAATCGACGCCGGCAACGCGCTGTTCGACCGCGCCGGCCGTTACCCGGTACTGACTCCCGCGGGCGAGCGGCTGCTGGCCGAGGCGCGCGTGATCCTGGAGCGCTGCGAACACTTCCGCGGCGTGGCCAAGAGCCTGGGCGAGGGCGTGGAGACGCGGCTGGTGCTGGCGGTGGACGAGCTTTATCCGGAAGAGACGCTGGGCATGCTGCTGGAAGAATTTTCCAGCCGCTTCCCGGCGGTGGAGCTTGAGCTGCTGTTTCCGTTGATGGAGGACGTCAGCCGACTGGTGCTGGAAGGCGGCGCCGACCTCGGCATCATGTGGCGGCAGGAGGTGCTGCCGCCGGCGCTGGGCTTCCATGCGCTGGGCTGGGTGCCGATGCAGATCCTGTGCGCGCCCGAGCATCCGCTGGCCGGCCAGCGCGTGGACTGGGAGGAACTGAAGCGCTACCGCCAGCTGATGGTCGCAACCCGCTCAGACAGCGAAGAGAAGATGCGCCTGCGCGTGGCCGCGGACGTGTGGTGGGTGGAAAGCCAGTGGGTGATCGTGGAGCTGGTCAAGCGCGGGCTAGGCTGGGCCTTCGTGCCGTGGCACGTGGTGGCCAATTCACCGGCCGCGGCGCGGCTGGTGACGCCGCCGCTGGCATTCCAGCAACAGGACTGGCCGGTGGCGATGGAACTGGTCTGGCACAAGCAGCGGCCGCTGGGCAAGGCCGCCACCTGGCTGCGCGAGCGCATTTGCCAACAGCCGCTGCCGCGCGCCCCGGCGGCTAGCGCTGGCTGA